The segment ACCCTTAATAGCAGCAAATGAACCTGATCAATCTTCTTCCCTACATAATATGCAGTGGAGATACAGATGCGGTGGTTCCTATAACTGCAACCCGATACTCTATAGATGCACTGAAGTTGGCAACCATCACAAACTGGTACCCATGGTATGATCATGGCAAGGTGAGAAAACTTTGAGGTTAATGTATATGCAGAAAGCAGAAGTTGATTTGATTTTTGAGGGATAATGTATTGTAATGTGTAGGTTGGTGGATGGAGTCAAGTGTACAAAGGGCTTACGTTAGTAACAGTGACAGGAGCTGGTCATGAGGTGCCTCTACATCGTCCTCGTCAAGCCTTTATTATTTTCAGAGCGTTTTTAGAGAACAAACCGATGCCAATGTCCTGAAAACATAGCTTGAGTGGGGATCTCTTCCCCTTCATACCTATTCTTTCTTATTCATCTTCTTCATGAATAAACCCAATGTTTCCATTTATTGTCTTCCTCAGCCCTTAAATTTACGCAAAGGATTGTTTAGCTGTTTAGCACAAATCATACACTACTCTTCTTCTCTGTGTAAAATCTTTATAATCATACTCATATTAACGTCAAAGTCTTTTCACACTGCTAATTTTGATACcacaaaactaaaccaaagaGCCGACAATGAGCGTATACAAACAATTCCGACTATTGTCATTTGGTTTGAGAGTCATGAAACATTGAAGATCATCTTATGAAGATGATGCAGTTGCAGACCATCACTTGAAGACCTTCTCTCTGTCGCTCTTGGGTTTCCCAAAACGTTGAACAACCACAGGACCACCACGCACCCTCTCAAGTGCAAAACCTATCCTCAATGGCCGACCCAATAATCCCTGTAACAAAGATTTATTACTTAATAACATCATTCAtagttataacaaaacaaatccTCTTACTTCTTTACCTTTCCATCCATGGCGTGTTTTGCAGACAGAGCATCGTCTTTCTCAACAAAATCGACAAAACCGAACCCTCTTGATCTCCCACTTCCCTTGTCGTAAGCAATCCTAACtgaaacacacatatatatattacaaattaaaTACACTAACTAGTAACACAAACTCTTCACTGACACAGGCAATGGATCCAAGCCAAATACTCATTTagacatttcatcgaacacctggAGGAGTTTAAAGATAACAACCAAAAACACTTACCTTCTTCGATATACCCGAAGGAAGAGAAAGCGTCTTTGAGAGATTGTTCGTCCACCGAGTAAGACAATCCTGgtaataatatcaaaatcttcattatcatgTAAAATGTGTTATACTGTCTGTGCCACACTATATATAAAACTCATTCAAACCTCCAACGAACAGCTTGGAACTAGGCGATGCAGAAGAGGAACAAAAACGAGGAAGAACATGGAAGCTAGAAGGAATCGGGTGTTGAAGTGTCGCTATAACTCGTCTCACAAGCATCTCAATGCTATACCTCATGATCAAAGTAACAAAacttttttctcaaaaaagaaaaaaagaaagcgGCAAAAGTGTGACAGGAGATAGTAATATGGACATGTATGGGGCTTAAAGACCAGCATAATTTTTGAGCCCATCTGATATAAAGTTTTGGGCTTTACATCAATACAAAGCATCTGTTAAACTAGCTTTACTTTTGAtgagttttattttatctatgttttcaTTGTTAATATCCCTAGTGTTACAATTACAAAAGTGATATCGTTGCATCTAATATTCCTCGTATATTTTTTCTCTCGAATCATCCTTTGTACTTCATCTCTATTCTTTATAAGGATGATTCGAATCCCCCTACTTTTGTTTGTAAAATAAGTTTCGATCTTTAGATCGATTATGTTCTTTCCGGTTTGCGGGTTACTTTTTCGCTTTAGGCGACTTTTTCTTCGTACGGCGACTAAACCTTCGCTTGGCAAATTTTGTGGTGCTTTCAACTCAAAACAGAGCTGTTCTTCAAGCTTTTTTTATCTCGTTCTTTTGGGTTGAGTCTTAATAAAATTCCGATCTATGTTGATCGGATTGCttaatctctttcttcttctttgttttaaCTTTCTTGATTGAAAGTTTATTCCAATAATATTGAAAGTTTGTTAACTTTTTGGCTGGTTATGCTTGAAACTAATTCAATGGGTGTCAATCTTTGATGACGagcaaa is part of the Raphanus sativus cultivar WK10039 chromosome 5, ASM80110v3, whole genome shotgun sequence genome and harbors:
- the LOC108856272 gene encoding glycine-rich RNA-binding protein 4, mitochondrial, yielding MRYSIEMLVRRVIATLQHPIPSSFHVLPRFCSSSASPSSKLFVGGLSYSVDEQSLKDAFSSFGYIEEVRIAYDKGSGRSRGFGFVDFVEKDDALSAKHAMDGKGLLGRPLRIGFALERVRGGPVVVQRFGKPKSDREKVFK